In Pungitius pungitius chromosome 2, fPunPun2.1, whole genome shotgun sequence, a single window of DNA contains:
- the ap1ar gene encoding AP-1 complex-associated regulatory protein isoform X2, which translates to MGNCWGYCVGLFRREANRIQRGGGSKYFRSSTTGEHYTIEFENLVESDEAESPQPCPRPISEDEIKHLKDHRYTALSDHQILIDQKLQVELPAQRSRGKADGSGGDPRRRKQNSGEDFDVYLQNVKAQSEAFRGNRLPSETNAVTPNTECSWDFTTKTRSTNDDGTSLDLEWEDEEGINRGLPVWERSRTEEDILRAALRPGGKQASSGPPSASEDSNALEWENDFVGTHSEDNADTEFEGFVNPVLDTPTEGGPDGGLGLDNQDR; encoded by the exons ATGGGTAACTGCTGGGGATATTGTGTGGGGCTCTTCAGGAGAGAAGCCAACAGAATCCAGAGAGGAGGCGG TTCAAAGTACTTCCGAAGCAGCACCACAGGGGAACATTATACAATAGAG TTTGAAAATCTCGTAGAGAGTGATGAG GCAGAGAGTCCGCAGCCCTGTCCGAG GCCCATCAGTGAAGATGAGATCAAGCACCTCAAAGATCACCGCTACACTGCACTCTCAGATCATCAGATCCTGATAGACCAGAAGCTCCAAGTGGAG CTGCCTGCCCAGAGGAGCCGCGGGAAAGCAGATGGCTCTGGCGGCGACCCTCGGCGAAGAAA ACAAAACTCCGGGGAGGATTTTGACGTCTACCTCCAGAATGTAAAAGCCCAGTCGGAGGCCTTCAGGGGGAACA GACTGCCGTCCGAAACCAACGCGGTGACTCCCAACACAGAGTGCAGCTGGGACTTCACCACCAAGACCCGCTCCACCAACGATGACGGGACCTCGCTGGATCTGGAGTGGGAAGACGAGGAAG GAATCAACCGGGGACTCCCGGTGTGGGAGAGGTCCCGGACGGAGGAGGACATCCTGCGCGCAGCCCTGAGGCCGGGTGGCAAGCAGGCCAGCAGCGGGCCGCCCTCGGCCTCGGAGGACTCCAACGCGCTGGAGTGGGAGAACGATTTTGTGGGCACCCACTCCGAGGACAATGCAGACACTGAGTTTGAAGGGTTTGTCAACCCGGTCCTAGACACTCCCACCGAGGGCGGCCCGGATGGCGGCCTCGGGTTGGACAACCAGGACAGATAG
- the ap1ar gene encoding AP-1 complex-associated regulatory protein isoform X1, whose product MGNCWGYCVGLFRREANRIQRGGGSKYFRSSTTGEHYTIEFENLVESDEAESPQPCPRPISEDEIKHLKDHRYTALSDHQILIDQKLQVELEAQEEKLRLEEEARNATQREAARLARERKMKELPAQRSRGKADGSGGDPRRRKQNSGEDFDVYLQNVKAQSEAFRGNRLPSETNAVTPNTECSWDFTTKTRSTNDDGTSLDLEWEDEEGINRGLPVWERSRTEEDILRAALRPGGKQASSGPPSASEDSNALEWENDFVGTHSEDNADTEFEGFVNPVLDTPTEGGPDGGLGLDNQDR is encoded by the exons ATGGGTAACTGCTGGGGATATTGTGTGGGGCTCTTCAGGAGAGAAGCCAACAGAATCCAGAGAGGAGGCGG TTCAAAGTACTTCCGAAGCAGCACCACAGGGGAACATTATACAATAGAG TTTGAAAATCTCGTAGAGAGTGATGAG GCAGAGAGTCCGCAGCCCTGTCCGAG GCCCATCAGTGAAGATGAGATCAAGCACCTCAAAGATCACCGCTACACTGCACTCTCAGATCATCAGATCCTGATAGACCAGAAGCTCCAAGTGGAG TTAGAGGCACAAGAGGAGAAGTTGAGGCTAGAAGAGGAGGCTAGAAATGCCACCCAGCGCGAGGCCGCCAGGTTGGCACGTGAACGCAAAATGAAGGAG CTGCCTGCCCAGAGGAGCCGCGGGAAAGCAGATGGCTCTGGCGGCGACCCTCGGCGAAGAAA ACAAAACTCCGGGGAGGATTTTGACGTCTACCTCCAGAATGTAAAAGCCCAGTCGGAGGCCTTCAGGGGGAACA GACTGCCGTCCGAAACCAACGCGGTGACTCCCAACACAGAGTGCAGCTGGGACTTCACCACCAAGACCCGCTCCACCAACGATGACGGGACCTCGCTGGATCTGGAGTGGGAAGACGAGGAAG GAATCAACCGGGGACTCCCGGTGTGGGAGAGGTCCCGGACGGAGGAGGACATCCTGCGCGCAGCCCTGAGGCCGGGTGGCAAGCAGGCCAGCAGCGGGCCGCCCTCGGCCTCGGAGGACTCCAACGCGCTGGAGTGGGAGAACGATTTTGTGGGCACCCACTCCGAGGACAATGCAGACACTGAGTTTGAAGGGTTTGTCAACCCGGTCCTAGACACTCCCACCGAGGGCGGCCCGGATGGCGGCCTCGGGTTGGACAACCAGGACAGATAG
- the cfap100 gene encoding cilia- and flagella-associated protein 100, whose amino-acid sequence MPDVNPEMSTPRPKGPAIASGSNHVSESDSGAKLPEPVMKRETRRSPFTVPDSKSIIAHSENERKARKEEMRKFLALPIDEKTTPDARMVAMLRQELGEQEEEEEEKKNLTPVKSRTGLLQQTTIRYKLKRAMMKRNQIPKESKHDLLSLERQKAVLEKSVTSKMSKIKEMDDAIMKEEEHQRRLQKLLELDSLHLKKFLRENEKKSVEARAFFEREAKLKQEKTAAIQKLTSEIGAVTSEIAKQEEILIDYTRYKDLLFELSPPEWKEAQKAKALKVPSAENKDLQSEVSSPGRELPSSRGAGLSTACRDTLSRNPELDRDNSEYEDEPEIYFTDPQQLLDLVADLTDKSLSLIQNTTRVEETAEGLRHTMEETRQEIENEDEHLTLQIEDISRRINEEKVRGNKLKQLVDLHVLLKKEDQDVMLGALGEKVAEVHRCCVDDRITNLSTLEKLANIERRVVTLLQDLENVDEESLERMKKIKDSEKRKSEREEKLRQQKEKQKEMKKRYLERAMADSKKISGRKLMPRCKPFAQKVKVRNVDNTQAEDEMHSYLFTPDDDE is encoded by the exons ATGCCAGATGTAAACCCAGAGATGTCAACGCCACGTCCAA AAGGACCAGCGATCGCTTCAGGAAGCAATCATGTGTCAGAGAGTGACAGTGGGGCCAAATTACCAGAACCAG TCATGAAGAGGGAGACTCGACGGAGCCCATTCACAGTGCCAGACAGTAAGAGCATAATCGCGCATAGTGAGAATGAAAGAAAGGCCCGAAAAGAG GAGATGCGTAAATTCCTGGCCCTGCCAATCGACGAGAAGACAACCCCCGATGCTCGAATGGTGGCCATGCTGAGGCAGGAGCTGGGggaacaagaggaggaggaggaggagaagaagaatctGACGCCAGTCAAGAGTAGGACTGGGCTCCTTCAGCAGACTACCATCAGATACAAGCTGAAGAGGGCCATGATGAAACGAA ATCAGATTCCCAAAGAAAGTAAACATGACCTCCTCTCCTTGGAGCGACAGAAGGCAGTGTTGGAG AAATCTGTCACCAGTAAAATGTCTAAGATTAAGGAGATGGATGATGCCATCATGAAAGAGGAAGAACACCAGAGACGGCTTCAAAAGCTCCTGGAGCTAGATAGCCTCCATctcaaaaagtttctcagggagAACGAGAAGAAGTCGGTGGAGGCCAGGGCATT TTTTGAACGCGAGGCCAAGTTAAAGCAGGAGAAGACTGCTGCGATCCAGAAACTGACCTCTGAAATTGGGGCAGTCACGAG CGAAATTGCCAAGCAAGAGGAAATCCTGATCGACTACACGAGATACAAGGACCTGCTGTTTGAGCTGTCTCCTCCGGAGTGGAAGGAGGCCCAGAAGGCCAAGGCTTTGAAGGTCCCGTCAGCTGAGAACAAGG ATTTGCAGAGCGAGGTTTCCAGTCCAGGCCGAGAGCTGCCTTCCAGTCGAGGGGCTGGGCTGTCAACAGCCTGCAGGGACACACT GAGTAGGAACCCTGAACTCGACAGGGACAACTCAGAATACGAG GATGAGCCGGAGATATACTTCACCGATCCCCAGCAGCTTCTGGATCTGGTGGCAGACCTGACGGACAAGAGCTTGTCCCTGATTCAGAACACCACAAGAGTAGAAGAGACAGCGGAGGGACTCCGGCACACCATGGAGGAAACCAGGCAGGAGAT CGAAAACGAGGACGAGCACCTAACGCTGCAGATAGAAGACATTAGCAGGAGGATCAACGAAGAGAAGGTCAGAGGCAACAAGCTCAAACAGCTAGTTGATCTCCATGTGTTGCTGAAGAAAGAAGACCAG GACGTCATGTTGGGCGCTCTGGGCGAGAAGGTGGCAGAGGTCCATCGCTGCTGCGTGGATGACAGGATTACCAACCTCAGCACCTTGGAGAAGCTTGCCAACATCGAGAGACGCGTGGTGACCCTGCTTCAGGACCTCGAGAACGTGGATGAGGAGAGCTtagagaggatgaagaagatcaAGGACAGTGAGAAGAGGAAAAG TGAGCGCGAGGAGAAGCTGAGACagcagaaagagaaacagaaggaAATGAAGAAGAGGTACTTGGAGAGAGCTATGGCTGACTCCAAGAAAATA AGTGGTAGAAAGCTCATGCCCAGATGCAAGCCATTTGCTCAGAAGGTCAAAGTCAGGAATGTGGACAACACCCAAGCTGAAGATGAGATGCATTCCTATCTTTTCACCCCTGATGATGAcgagtaa